In a single window of the Rhodamnia argentea isolate NSW1041297 chromosome 2, ASM2092103v1, whole genome shotgun sequence genome:
- the LOC115736636 gene encoding NAD kinase 2, chloroplastic isoform X3, which produces MARCPHACRPAIAVEMGRSPPLPGAPPSPLHLWPLNLNQCRLLSDRSSGLLGCGFALRGKARFKRRFRFYVCAEIRSGFSPGVGFDSQKIGYSQDTSQLPWIGPVPGDIAEIEAYCRIFRAAERLHAALMDTLCNPLTGECAVPYDFLVEEKPLLEDKIVSVLGCVLSLLNKAREDVLSGRSSIMNSFRAADVSMMEDGKLPPLAMFRSEMKRCCESLHVALENIVTPDDEQSLDVWRKLQRLKNVCFDSGFPRGDGYPSHLLFANWSPVSLSPSREDLDSEVAFWKGGQVTDEGLKWLIANGFKTIVDLRAETIKDNLYQLALDEAISSGNIELIKIPVEVGTAPTMDQVEKFASTLSDCSKKPIYLHSKEGVWRTSAMVSRCRQHMSRFEANSAPSKDAASEATNGIGDYHKSLVGEEGIFAENEDDPLRKSLEMAYSSNGASHGKLPPNEYYSKEDVNGTYSPLCSSDSVKSLDTDINRAESSNNSFINIDPLKSQFPPSNIFSKTEMSSFLNRKKISPPTYFLNQSKKLETAPASSVALDQRTQKDKSAKGSPVSSFAKSGSPNGSLNVKSTSQMPQKAPANDRMTAIEDDLDYSSPSFRGLGSERISSSGAYSTVGVNNNVDENLMTETNVEERKRNAESSLVNGDNGTEVEGNMCASATGVVRVQSRKKAEMFLVRTDGFSCAREKVTESSLAFTHPSTQQQMLMWKTTPRTVLLLKKLGPELMEEAKEVASFLYYQEKMNVLVEPDVHDVFARIPGFGFVLTFYSQDTSDLHERVDFVACLGGDGVILHASNLFRDAVPPVVSFNLGSLGFLTSHKFDDYRQDLRQVVHGNNIVDGVYITLRMRLRCEIFRKGKAMPGKVFDVLNEVVVDRGSNPYLSKIECYEHDRLITKVQGDGVIIATPTGSTAYSTAAGGSMIPEDARSNAWVSFDGKRRQQLSRGDSVRISMSQHPLPTVNKCDQTGDWFRSLIRCLNWNERLDQRAL; this is translated from the exons ATGGCGCGTTGCCCTCACGCGTGCCGCCCGGCGATCGCCGTCGAGATGGGCCGCTCGCCTCCGCTCCCCGGAGCTCCTCCCTCGCCCCTGCACCTTTGGCCTCTGAACCTGAACCAGTGCCGGCTGCTGAGTGATCGAAGCTCCGGACTGTTGGGATGCGGGTTCGCGCTGCGTGGGAAGGCCCGGTTCAAGCGGCGTTTCAGATTCTACGTCTGTGCTGAAATTCGAAGTGGCTTCTCGCCCGGTGTGGGTTTCGACTCGCAG AAGATTGGCTACTCTCAGGACACATCGCAGTTGCCATGGATAGGGCCTGTTCCTGGGGATATTGCAGAAATTGAAGCGTATTGCAGAATCTTCAGAGCTGCTGAGCGGCTTCATGCCGCACTGATGGACACGTTGTGCAATCCATTGACAGGAGAATGCGCCGTTCCTTATGATTTCTTGGTGGAGGAAAAACCGCTTTTGGAAGATAAAATAGTCTCTGTCCTAGGTTGTGTGTTATCTCTCTTGAACAAGGCGAGAGAGGATGTTCTTTCTGGAAGGTCTTCTATCATGAACTCATTTCGGGCGGCAGATGTAAGCATGATGGAGGATGGTAAGCTTCCTCCCCTCGCCATGTTCAGAAGTGAGATGAAGCGATGTTGCGAGAGTCTTCATGTTGCTCTTGAAAATATTGTGACACCGGATGATGAACAGAGCCTGGATGTCTGGAGGAAACTACAAAGGCTGAAAAATGTCTGTTTCGACTCGGGCTTCCCTCGTGGGGATGGCTATCCGTCTCATCTGCTGTTTGCTAACTGGAGTCCTGTTTCTTTGTCTCCTTCAAGAGAGGACCTAGATTCTGAGGTTGCATTTTGGAAGGGCGGTCAGGTGACTGATGAGGGTCTAAAATGGTTGATTGCGAATGGCTTTAAGACAATTGTTGATCTAAGGGCAGAGACGATAAAGGATAACCTTTATCAGTTGGCCTTAGACGAGGCTATTTCGTCTGGGAACATTGAACTGATAAAAATCCCAGTTGAAGTAGGGACTGCACCTACTATGGATCAGGTGGAAAAATTTGCATCGACGCTATCAGATTGCAGCAAAAAGCCCATTTATCTCCACAGTAAAGAAGGGGTTTGGAGAACTTCTGCTATGGTTTCTAGATGCAGACAGCATATGAGCCGATTCGAGGCCAATTCTGCCCCTTCTAAGGATGCAGCGTCAGAAGCAACGAATGGAATTGGGGATTATCATAAATCTCTTGTTGGTGAAGAGGGAATATTCGCTGAGAATGAAGATGATCCATTGAGGAAAAGCTTGGAAATGGCATACAGTTCAAATGGAGCTTCTCATGGGAAACTCCCTCCAAATGAGTATTATAGCAAAGAGGACGTCAATGGGACTTATAGTCCCCTCTGTTCTAGCGACAGTGTGAAATCATTAGACACAGACATTAACCGGGCAGAATCTTCGAACAACTCATTCATTAACATCGATCCTCTTAAGTCTCAATTCCCTCCTAGCAACATATTCTCTAAAACAGAGATGTCGAGTTTCCTCAATAGAAAAAAGATCTCACCTCCTACTTATTTCCTTAATCAGTCGAAGAAGTTGGAAACAGCCCCAGCTTCAAGTGTAGCACTTGATCAGAGAACGCAGAAAGATAAATCTGCTAAGGGAAGTCCAGTGTCGAGTTTCGCAAAGTCAGGGAGTCCCAATGGTTCCCTTAATGTCAAGAGCACCTCCCAAATGCCCCAAAAAGCACCAGCTAATGACAGGATGACTGCCATAGAAGACGATTTGGATTATAGTAGTCCATCTTTTCGAGGATTAGGTTCGGAAAGGATTTCTAGTTCAGGTGCGTATTCCACTGTTGGTGTGAACAATAATGTGGATGAGAATCTTATGACTGAAACCAATGTGGAGGAACGTAAAAGAAATGCTGAATCGTCCTTAGTTAATGGTGATAATGGCACGGAAGTTGAGGGGAATATGTGTGCTTCGGCTACTGGTGTTGTACGGGTGCAGTCAAGAAAGAAAGCGGAGATGTTTTTAGTTCGTACAGATGGTTTCTCCTGTGCCAGAGAGAAAGTTACTGAATCTTCGTTGGCATTTACTCACCCTAGTACGCAGCAACAGATGCTTATGTGGAAAACTACCCCAAGAACTGTTCTGTTACTGAAAAAGCTGGGGCCAGAGCTCATGGAAGAAGCTAAAGAG GTTGCGTCTTTCTTGTattaccaagagaagatgaatgtgCTCGTTGAACCTGACGTGCACGACGTATTTGCTAGAATCCCGGGTTTTGGGTTTGTTCTAACATTTTATAGTCAAGATACCAG TGATCTTCATGAGAGGGTTGATTTCGTGGCTTGCTTGGGAGGAGATGGAGTAATATTACATGCATCAAACTTATTCAGGGATGCTGTCCCGCCGGTTGTATCCTTCAATCTTGGGTCTCTTGGATTTCTCACGTCCCACAAG TTCGATGATTATAGACAGGATTTGAGGCAGGTCGTTCATGGGAATAATATAGTTGATGGTGTTTATATAACTCTTAGAATGCGTCTGCGTTGTGAAATCTTCCGAAAGGGGAAAGCCATGCCTGGCAAAGTATTCGATGTCCTAAATGAGGTTGTTGTTGATCGGGGTTCCAATCCCTACCTTTCAAAGATAGAATGCTATGAACATGATCGGCTTATTACAAAG GTGCAAGGTGATGGAGTCATTATAGCCACACCCACAGGAAGTACAGCTTATTCAACTGCTGCAGGAGGTTCTAtg ATCCCCGAAGATGCACGGAGCAATGCATGGGTTTCCTTTGATGGGAAGAGAAGGCAGCAACTCTCGAGAGGAGACTCCGTTCGAATATCTATGAGCCAGCATCCACTCCCGACGGTCAACAAGTGTGACCAGACCGGCGACTGGTTCCGTAGCTTAATAAGATGCTTGAATTGGAACGAGAGGCTCGATCAGAGAGCTCTTTGA
- the LOC115736636 gene encoding NAD kinase 2, chloroplastic isoform X2, whose protein sequence is MARCPHACRPAIAVEMGRSPPLPGAPPSPLHLWPLNLNQCRLLSDRSSGLLGCGFALRGKARFKRRFRFYVCAEIRSGFSPGVGFDSQIGYSQDTSQLPWIGPVPGDIAEIEAYCRIFRAAERLHAALMDTLCNPLTGECAVPYDFLVEEKPLLEDKIVSVLGCVLSLLNKAREDVLSGRSSIMNSFRAADVSMMEDGKLPPLAMFRSEMKRCCESLHVALENIVTPDDEQSLDVWRKLQRLKNVCFDSGFPRGDGYPSHLLFANWSPVSLSPSREDLDSEVAFWKGGQVTDEGLKWLIANGFKTIVDLRAETIKDNLYQLALDEAISSGNIELIKIPVEVGTAPTMDQVEKFASTLSDCSKKPIYLHSKEGVWRTSAMVSRCRQHMSRFEANSAPSKDAASEATNGIGDYHKSLVGEEGIFAENEDDPLRKSLEMAYSSNGASHGKLPPNEYYSKEDVNGTYSPLCSSDSVKSLDTDINRAESSNNSFINIDPLKSQFPPSNIFSKTEMSSFLNRKKISPPTYFLNQSKKLETAPASSVALDQRTQKDKSAKGSPVSSFAKSGSPNGSLNVKSTSQMPQKAPANDRMTAIEDDLDYSSPSFRGLGSERISSSGAYSTVGVNNNVDENLMTETNVEERKRNAESSLVNGDNGTEVEGNMCASATGVVRVQSRKKAEMFLVRTDGFSCAREKVTESSLAFTHPSTQQQMLMWKTTPRTVLLLKKLGPELMEEAKEVASFLYYQEKMNVLVEPDVHDVFARIPGFGFVLTFYSQDTSDLHERVDFVACLGGDGVILHASNLFRDAVPPVVSFNLGSLGFLTSHKFDDYRQDLRQVVHGNNIVDGVYITLRMRLRCEIFRKGKAMPGKVFDVLNEVVVDRGSNPYLSKIECYEHDRLITKVQGDGVIIATPTGSTAYSTAAGGSMVHPSVPCMLFTPICPHSLSFRPVILPDSARLELKIPEDARSNAWVSFDGKRRQQLSRGDSVRISMSQHPLPTVNKCDQTGDWFRSLIRCLNWNERLDQRAL, encoded by the exons ATGGCGCGTTGCCCTCACGCGTGCCGCCCGGCGATCGCCGTCGAGATGGGCCGCTCGCCTCCGCTCCCCGGAGCTCCTCCCTCGCCCCTGCACCTTTGGCCTCTGAACCTGAACCAGTGCCGGCTGCTGAGTGATCGAAGCTCCGGACTGTTGGGATGCGGGTTCGCGCTGCGTGGGAAGGCCCGGTTCAAGCGGCGTTTCAGATTCTACGTCTGTGCTGAAATTCGAAGTGGCTTCTCGCCCGGTGTGGGTTTCGACTCGCAG ATTGGCTACTCTCAGGACACATCGCAGTTGCCATGGATAGGGCCTGTTCCTGGGGATATTGCAGAAATTGAAGCGTATTGCAGAATCTTCAGAGCTGCTGAGCGGCTTCATGCCGCACTGATGGACACGTTGTGCAATCCATTGACAGGAGAATGCGCCGTTCCTTATGATTTCTTGGTGGAGGAAAAACCGCTTTTGGAAGATAAAATAGTCTCTGTCCTAGGTTGTGTGTTATCTCTCTTGAACAAGGCGAGAGAGGATGTTCTTTCTGGAAGGTCTTCTATCATGAACTCATTTCGGGCGGCAGATGTAAGCATGATGGAGGATGGTAAGCTTCCTCCCCTCGCCATGTTCAGAAGTGAGATGAAGCGATGTTGCGAGAGTCTTCATGTTGCTCTTGAAAATATTGTGACACCGGATGATGAACAGAGCCTGGATGTCTGGAGGAAACTACAAAGGCTGAAAAATGTCTGTTTCGACTCGGGCTTCCCTCGTGGGGATGGCTATCCGTCTCATCTGCTGTTTGCTAACTGGAGTCCTGTTTCTTTGTCTCCTTCAAGAGAGGACCTAGATTCTGAGGTTGCATTTTGGAAGGGCGGTCAGGTGACTGATGAGGGTCTAAAATGGTTGATTGCGAATGGCTTTAAGACAATTGTTGATCTAAGGGCAGAGACGATAAAGGATAACCTTTATCAGTTGGCCTTAGACGAGGCTATTTCGTCTGGGAACATTGAACTGATAAAAATCCCAGTTGAAGTAGGGACTGCACCTACTATGGATCAGGTGGAAAAATTTGCATCGACGCTATCAGATTGCAGCAAAAAGCCCATTTATCTCCACAGTAAAGAAGGGGTTTGGAGAACTTCTGCTATGGTTTCTAGATGCAGACAGCATATGAGCCGATTCGAGGCCAATTCTGCCCCTTCTAAGGATGCAGCGTCAGAAGCAACGAATGGAATTGGGGATTATCATAAATCTCTTGTTGGTGAAGAGGGAATATTCGCTGAGAATGAAGATGATCCATTGAGGAAAAGCTTGGAAATGGCATACAGTTCAAATGGAGCTTCTCATGGGAAACTCCCTCCAAATGAGTATTATAGCAAAGAGGACGTCAATGGGACTTATAGTCCCCTCTGTTCTAGCGACAGTGTGAAATCATTAGACACAGACATTAACCGGGCAGAATCTTCGAACAACTCATTCATTAACATCGATCCTCTTAAGTCTCAATTCCCTCCTAGCAACATATTCTCTAAAACAGAGATGTCGAGTTTCCTCAATAGAAAAAAGATCTCACCTCCTACTTATTTCCTTAATCAGTCGAAGAAGTTGGAAACAGCCCCAGCTTCAAGTGTAGCACTTGATCAGAGAACGCAGAAAGATAAATCTGCTAAGGGAAGTCCAGTGTCGAGTTTCGCAAAGTCAGGGAGTCCCAATGGTTCCCTTAATGTCAAGAGCACCTCCCAAATGCCCCAAAAAGCACCAGCTAATGACAGGATGACTGCCATAGAAGACGATTTGGATTATAGTAGTCCATCTTTTCGAGGATTAGGTTCGGAAAGGATTTCTAGTTCAGGTGCGTATTCCACTGTTGGTGTGAACAATAATGTGGATGAGAATCTTATGACTGAAACCAATGTGGAGGAACGTAAAAGAAATGCTGAATCGTCCTTAGTTAATGGTGATAATGGCACGGAAGTTGAGGGGAATATGTGTGCTTCGGCTACTGGTGTTGTACGGGTGCAGTCAAGAAAGAAAGCGGAGATGTTTTTAGTTCGTACAGATGGTTTCTCCTGTGCCAGAGAGAAAGTTACTGAATCTTCGTTGGCATTTACTCACCCTAGTACGCAGCAACAGATGCTTATGTGGAAAACTACCCCAAGAACTGTTCTGTTACTGAAAAAGCTGGGGCCAGAGCTCATGGAAGAAGCTAAAGAG GTTGCGTCTTTCTTGTattaccaagagaagatgaatgtgCTCGTTGAACCTGACGTGCACGACGTATTTGCTAGAATCCCGGGTTTTGGGTTTGTTCTAACATTTTATAGTCAAGATACCAG TGATCTTCATGAGAGGGTTGATTTCGTGGCTTGCTTGGGAGGAGATGGAGTAATATTACATGCATCAAACTTATTCAGGGATGCTGTCCCGCCGGTTGTATCCTTCAATCTTGGGTCTCTTGGATTTCTCACGTCCCACAAG TTCGATGATTATAGACAGGATTTGAGGCAGGTCGTTCATGGGAATAATATAGTTGATGGTGTTTATATAACTCTTAGAATGCGTCTGCGTTGTGAAATCTTCCGAAAGGGGAAAGCCATGCCTGGCAAAGTATTCGATGTCCTAAATGAGGTTGTTGTTGATCGGGGTTCCAATCCCTACCTTTCAAAGATAGAATGCTATGAACATGATCGGCTTATTACAAAG GTGCAAGGTGATGGAGTCATTATAGCCACACCCACAGGAAGTACAGCTTATTCAACTGCTGCAGGAGGTTCTAtg GTGCATCCAAGTGTTCCTTGCATGTTGTTTACTCCAATCTGCCCACACTCTCTTTCTTTCAGGCCTGTCATACTTCCTGACTCTGCTAGGCTTGAGTTAAAG ATCCCCGAAGATGCACGGAGCAATGCATGGGTTTCCTTTGATGGGAAGAGAAGGCAGCAACTCTCGAGAGGAGACTCCGTTCGAATATCTATGAGCCAGCATCCACTCCCGACGGTCAACAAGTGTGACCAGACCGGCGACTGGTTCCGTAGCTTAATAAGATGCTTGAATTGGAACGAGAGGCTCGATCAGAGAGCTCTTTGA
- the LOC115736636 gene encoding NAD kinase 2, chloroplastic isoform X1 — protein MARCPHACRPAIAVEMGRSPPLPGAPPSPLHLWPLNLNQCRLLSDRSSGLLGCGFALRGKARFKRRFRFYVCAEIRSGFSPGVGFDSQKIGYSQDTSQLPWIGPVPGDIAEIEAYCRIFRAAERLHAALMDTLCNPLTGECAVPYDFLVEEKPLLEDKIVSVLGCVLSLLNKAREDVLSGRSSIMNSFRAADVSMMEDGKLPPLAMFRSEMKRCCESLHVALENIVTPDDEQSLDVWRKLQRLKNVCFDSGFPRGDGYPSHLLFANWSPVSLSPSREDLDSEVAFWKGGQVTDEGLKWLIANGFKTIVDLRAETIKDNLYQLALDEAISSGNIELIKIPVEVGTAPTMDQVEKFASTLSDCSKKPIYLHSKEGVWRTSAMVSRCRQHMSRFEANSAPSKDAASEATNGIGDYHKSLVGEEGIFAENEDDPLRKSLEMAYSSNGASHGKLPPNEYYSKEDVNGTYSPLCSSDSVKSLDTDINRAESSNNSFINIDPLKSQFPPSNIFSKTEMSSFLNRKKISPPTYFLNQSKKLETAPASSVALDQRTQKDKSAKGSPVSSFAKSGSPNGSLNVKSTSQMPQKAPANDRMTAIEDDLDYSSPSFRGLGSERISSSGAYSTVGVNNNVDENLMTETNVEERKRNAESSLVNGDNGTEVEGNMCASATGVVRVQSRKKAEMFLVRTDGFSCAREKVTESSLAFTHPSTQQQMLMWKTTPRTVLLLKKLGPELMEEAKEVASFLYYQEKMNVLVEPDVHDVFARIPGFGFVLTFYSQDTSDLHERVDFVACLGGDGVILHASNLFRDAVPPVVSFNLGSLGFLTSHKFDDYRQDLRQVVHGNNIVDGVYITLRMRLRCEIFRKGKAMPGKVFDVLNEVVVDRGSNPYLSKIECYEHDRLITKVQGDGVIIATPTGSTAYSTAAGGSMVHPSVPCMLFTPICPHSLSFRPVILPDSARLELKIPEDARSNAWVSFDGKRRQQLSRGDSVRISMSQHPLPTVNKCDQTGDWFRSLIRCLNWNERLDQRAL, from the exons ATGGCGCGTTGCCCTCACGCGTGCCGCCCGGCGATCGCCGTCGAGATGGGCCGCTCGCCTCCGCTCCCCGGAGCTCCTCCCTCGCCCCTGCACCTTTGGCCTCTGAACCTGAACCAGTGCCGGCTGCTGAGTGATCGAAGCTCCGGACTGTTGGGATGCGGGTTCGCGCTGCGTGGGAAGGCCCGGTTCAAGCGGCGTTTCAGATTCTACGTCTGTGCTGAAATTCGAAGTGGCTTCTCGCCCGGTGTGGGTTTCGACTCGCAG AAGATTGGCTACTCTCAGGACACATCGCAGTTGCCATGGATAGGGCCTGTTCCTGGGGATATTGCAGAAATTGAAGCGTATTGCAGAATCTTCAGAGCTGCTGAGCGGCTTCATGCCGCACTGATGGACACGTTGTGCAATCCATTGACAGGAGAATGCGCCGTTCCTTATGATTTCTTGGTGGAGGAAAAACCGCTTTTGGAAGATAAAATAGTCTCTGTCCTAGGTTGTGTGTTATCTCTCTTGAACAAGGCGAGAGAGGATGTTCTTTCTGGAAGGTCTTCTATCATGAACTCATTTCGGGCGGCAGATGTAAGCATGATGGAGGATGGTAAGCTTCCTCCCCTCGCCATGTTCAGAAGTGAGATGAAGCGATGTTGCGAGAGTCTTCATGTTGCTCTTGAAAATATTGTGACACCGGATGATGAACAGAGCCTGGATGTCTGGAGGAAACTACAAAGGCTGAAAAATGTCTGTTTCGACTCGGGCTTCCCTCGTGGGGATGGCTATCCGTCTCATCTGCTGTTTGCTAACTGGAGTCCTGTTTCTTTGTCTCCTTCAAGAGAGGACCTAGATTCTGAGGTTGCATTTTGGAAGGGCGGTCAGGTGACTGATGAGGGTCTAAAATGGTTGATTGCGAATGGCTTTAAGACAATTGTTGATCTAAGGGCAGAGACGATAAAGGATAACCTTTATCAGTTGGCCTTAGACGAGGCTATTTCGTCTGGGAACATTGAACTGATAAAAATCCCAGTTGAAGTAGGGACTGCACCTACTATGGATCAGGTGGAAAAATTTGCATCGACGCTATCAGATTGCAGCAAAAAGCCCATTTATCTCCACAGTAAAGAAGGGGTTTGGAGAACTTCTGCTATGGTTTCTAGATGCAGACAGCATATGAGCCGATTCGAGGCCAATTCTGCCCCTTCTAAGGATGCAGCGTCAGAAGCAACGAATGGAATTGGGGATTATCATAAATCTCTTGTTGGTGAAGAGGGAATATTCGCTGAGAATGAAGATGATCCATTGAGGAAAAGCTTGGAAATGGCATACAGTTCAAATGGAGCTTCTCATGGGAAACTCCCTCCAAATGAGTATTATAGCAAAGAGGACGTCAATGGGACTTATAGTCCCCTCTGTTCTAGCGACAGTGTGAAATCATTAGACACAGACATTAACCGGGCAGAATCTTCGAACAACTCATTCATTAACATCGATCCTCTTAAGTCTCAATTCCCTCCTAGCAACATATTCTCTAAAACAGAGATGTCGAGTTTCCTCAATAGAAAAAAGATCTCACCTCCTACTTATTTCCTTAATCAGTCGAAGAAGTTGGAAACAGCCCCAGCTTCAAGTGTAGCACTTGATCAGAGAACGCAGAAAGATAAATCTGCTAAGGGAAGTCCAGTGTCGAGTTTCGCAAAGTCAGGGAGTCCCAATGGTTCCCTTAATGTCAAGAGCACCTCCCAAATGCCCCAAAAAGCACCAGCTAATGACAGGATGACTGCCATAGAAGACGATTTGGATTATAGTAGTCCATCTTTTCGAGGATTAGGTTCGGAAAGGATTTCTAGTTCAGGTGCGTATTCCACTGTTGGTGTGAACAATAATGTGGATGAGAATCTTATGACTGAAACCAATGTGGAGGAACGTAAAAGAAATGCTGAATCGTCCTTAGTTAATGGTGATAATGGCACGGAAGTTGAGGGGAATATGTGTGCTTCGGCTACTGGTGTTGTACGGGTGCAGTCAAGAAAGAAAGCGGAGATGTTTTTAGTTCGTACAGATGGTTTCTCCTGTGCCAGAGAGAAAGTTACTGAATCTTCGTTGGCATTTACTCACCCTAGTACGCAGCAACAGATGCTTATGTGGAAAACTACCCCAAGAACTGTTCTGTTACTGAAAAAGCTGGGGCCAGAGCTCATGGAAGAAGCTAAAGAG GTTGCGTCTTTCTTGTattaccaagagaagatgaatgtgCTCGTTGAACCTGACGTGCACGACGTATTTGCTAGAATCCCGGGTTTTGGGTTTGTTCTAACATTTTATAGTCAAGATACCAG TGATCTTCATGAGAGGGTTGATTTCGTGGCTTGCTTGGGAGGAGATGGAGTAATATTACATGCATCAAACTTATTCAGGGATGCTGTCCCGCCGGTTGTATCCTTCAATCTTGGGTCTCTTGGATTTCTCACGTCCCACAAG TTCGATGATTATAGACAGGATTTGAGGCAGGTCGTTCATGGGAATAATATAGTTGATGGTGTTTATATAACTCTTAGAATGCGTCTGCGTTGTGAAATCTTCCGAAAGGGGAAAGCCATGCCTGGCAAAGTATTCGATGTCCTAAATGAGGTTGTTGTTGATCGGGGTTCCAATCCCTACCTTTCAAAGATAGAATGCTATGAACATGATCGGCTTATTACAAAG GTGCAAGGTGATGGAGTCATTATAGCCACACCCACAGGAAGTACAGCTTATTCAACTGCTGCAGGAGGTTCTAtg GTGCATCCAAGTGTTCCTTGCATGTTGTTTACTCCAATCTGCCCACACTCTCTTTCTTTCAGGCCTGTCATACTTCCTGACTCTGCTAGGCTTGAGTTAAAG ATCCCCGAAGATGCACGGAGCAATGCATGGGTTTCCTTTGATGGGAAGAGAAGGCAGCAACTCTCGAGAGGAGACTCCGTTCGAATATCTATGAGCCAGCATCCACTCCCGACGGTCAACAAGTGTGACCAGACCGGCGACTGGTTCCGTAGCTTAATAAGATGCTTGAATTGGAACGAGAGGCTCGATCAGAGAGCTCTTTGA